A DNA window from Aspergillus nidulans FGSC A4 chromosome I contains the following coding sequences:
- a CDS encoding uncharacterized protein (transcript_id=CADANIAT00007084): MGFIRGTFSVTAALLGAAQACACTPTIQLNQGKVKGFTQNDTNVYLGIPFAESTAGQNRWKAPVPLTSFPGGSFDATAYGPSCAQAMSGTAITAQSEDCLSLNIWTPHAASGNQELPVFVYIYGGAMVTGGSSNAQWQGYNFARKDVIYVNFNYRESLYASPNAPELEGQSQNFGIMDVELALQWVYDNIEAFGGNKSHIVLGGHSSGGVHVDHYLWNHPSTFLAGAIEMSANAQSGPAITPSGVGLKKVVQDMLDAGVALSCTADDYTLDCLRAVDTYAFQTSYFNSTSNTWFSPIVDNITRFSSYADRFAAGQYPTSLPLIVGNSDREGAIFGYVYGSENTNFSSWIGTFDADLAFVPADELLSAYDPADYASVAAMSGASYGDARFFCATDYLLDLRAAAQPTWIYRWFGQYDNVLPIPGLGPSHGSEVPFFHGGNECFESISGVTDAEQALADYMNDWFVAWIKNPASGPGWERATPVDGPLARLGVPGSEEAVVKSTTGEYNSRCQKTYKPNYPNYPHVLNPVELAASSAS; encoded by the exons ATGGGCTTCATCCGCGGCACCTTCAGCGTGACGGCGGCTCTGCTGGGCGCTGCTCAGGCATGCGCCTGCACGCCAACCATCCAGCTGAACCAGGGCAAGGTCAAGGGCTTCACCCAGAACGACACCAACGTCTACCTGGGCATACCCTTTGCTGAGTCGACTGCCGGCCAGAACCGCTGGAAGGCGCCTGTCCCGCTGACCTCGTTCCCCGGCGGAAGCTTCGACGCGACCGCGTACGGCCCGTCGTGCGCGCAGGCGATGTCTGGCACGGCCATTACGGCGCAGAGCGAGGACTGCCTGAGCCTGAACATCTGGACCCCGCATGCTGCAAGCGGTAACCAGGAACTGCCCGTGTTTGTCTACATCTATGGCGGTGCGATGGTTACTGGAGGCAGCAGTAATGCCCAGTGGCAGGGCTACAACTTCGCGCGCAAGGATGTCATCTATGTCAACTTCAACTACCGCGAAAGTTTGTACGCCTCGCCGAATGCGCCCGAACTGGAGGGGCAGAGCCAGAACTTTGGCATCATGGACGTCGAGCTGGCGCTGCAATGGGTCTACGACAACATTGAAG CCTTTGGTGGAAACAAATCGCACATAGTCCTGGGCGGCCACTCTTCCGGCGGCGTGCACGTTGACCACTATCTCTGGAACCACCCCTCGACCTTCCTCGCCGGCGCCATCGAGATGTCCGCCAACGCCCAGTCCGGCCCGGCCATCACCCCGTCCGGCGTCGGCCTCAAGAAGGTCGTCCAGGACATGCTCGACGCAGGCGTCGCCCTCTCCTGCACCGCCGACGACTACACCCTCGACTGCCTTCGCGCCGTCGACACCTACGCCTTCCAGACCTCCTACTTCAACTCCACCTCCAACACCTGGTTCTCTCCCATCGTCGACAACATCACCCGATTTTCCAGCTATGCGGACCGCTTCGCGGCGGGCCAGTATCCGACCTCGCTCCCCCTGATCGTTGGCAACTCCGACCGAGAGGGCGCGATCTTTGGCTACGTTTACGGCAGCGAAAACACCAACTTCAGCAGCTGGATCGGCACCTTTGACGCAGACCTTGCCTTTGTCCCTGCGGATGAGCTTCTGTCTGCTTACGACCCTGCCGATTATGCTTCCGTCGCCGCCATGAGCGGCGCCTCCTACGGTGACGcccgcttcttctgcgcaaCAGACTACCTCCTCGATCTTCGCGCCGCCGCTCAGCCAACGTGGATCTACCGGTGGTTCGGGCAGTACGACAACGTCCTCCCCATCCCGGGGCTGGGCCCCTCGCACGGCAGCGAAGTGCCGTTCTTCCACGGCGGTAACGAGTGCTTTGAGTCGATCTCCGGCGTCACGGACGCCGAGCAGGCTCTAGCTGACTACATGAATGACTGGTTCGTGGCATGGATTAAAAATCCCGCTTCCGGACCTGGGTGGGAACGTGCGACGCCAGTCGATGGGCCGCTGGCCAGACTGGGTGTTCCTGGTAGCGAGGAGGCGGTTGTCAAGAGCACCACTGGCGAGTACAACAGTCGCTGCCAGAAGACGTATAAGCCAAACTACCCCAACTATCCGCATGTGCTGAACCCGGTCGAGCTGGCGGCTAGTTC AGCCTCATGA
- a CDS encoding uncharacterized protein (transcript_id=CADANIAT00007085), whose product MARPDTGQVVAWYVCTVVACVFLVARLAVRWRLLKRLYIDDVFVALAALCLIGDLAIQHYMFNQGMSDMAHASTENAIRMMKMIIPGSTLYVTSLWLIKASMVIFYKRLADRTKYQTIYNITLAVLGATWLVLFLDIVLKCYPPNRQWKGLTDPTLACPEKPTTVNYWLTILFNIFSDVFIICLPISQVARLKMPSRQKWGVISVFLLGGLVVITSIIRAIYSHRNEQMITCTVSMIETAIAIIASCLPVLRTLVFGSHSRTGTYSSNKRRGYELSSSGGLHSNSANVNSKHRTTVSVSLSRSQTVISTPGLSGTFGARSGTRLGSQDERDHETEFSRHESEDELVEKPVNMGPGIAVRHEYFVHEDGQSLHAR is encoded by the exons ATGGCGCGTCCGGATACTGGCCAAGTG GTGGCCTGGTATGTCTGTACCGTCGTCGCTTGCGTCTTCCTGGTCGCCCGTCTCGCAGTCCGATGGCGGTTGCTCAAGCGCCTCTACATCGATGATGTATTCGTCGCCCTGGCCGCCTTGTGTCTAATAGGAGATCTGGCGATCCAGCATTACATGTTTAATCAGG GAATGTCCGACATGGCCCATGCCAGCACCGAGAATGCGATCAGAATGATGAAG ATGATCATCCCCGGATCCACTCTCTATGTCACCTCGCTTTGGCTGATCAAGGCCAGCATGGTGATCTTCTACAAGCGGCTTGCCGATCGTACAAAGTACCAAACAATCTATAACATCACGCTTGCCGTGCTCGGCGCAACATGGCTGGTCTTGTTTCTCGATATCGTTCTCAAATGCTATCCGCCGAACCGCCAATGGAAGGGACTGACGGATCCGACTC TGGCGTGCCCTGAGAAACCGACGACAGTCAATTACTGGCTCACGATCCTCT TCAACATCTTCTCCGACGTCTTCATTATCTGCCTACCAATTTCGCAAGTCGCACGGTTAAAGATGCCCTCGAGACAGAAATGGGGTGTGATTTCTGTCTTCCTGCTCGGCGGTCTTGTCGTTATCACAAGCA TCATAAGAGCAATCTATTCCCACCGCAATGAACAGATGATCACCTGCACCGTGTCCATGATTGAAACTGCCATCGCCATCATTGCCTCCTGTCTCCCCGTCCTCCGGACGCTCGTCTTTGGCTCGCACTCCCGCACCGGCACCTACAGCTCCAACAAGCGGCGGGGTTATGAGCTTTCTAGCTCGGGAGGTCTCCACAGCAACAGCGCCAATGTGAACAGCAAGCACAGGACGACTGTCAGTGTCTCGCTCTCGCGAAGCCAAACCGTCATCAGCACGCCGGGCCTGAGCGGTACATTTGGAGCCCGCAGTGGGACTCGTCTGGGAAGTCAAGATGAGCGGGATCATGAGACTGAATTCTCAAGACatgagagcgaggacgagctggtcgagaagccGGTCAATATGGGCCCTGGAATTGCAGTGCGCCACGAATATTTCGTCCATGAGGATGGACAGAGTCTGCATGCGCGGTAG